Proteins encoded together in one Tripterygium wilfordii isolate XIE 37 chromosome 14, ASM1340144v1, whole genome shotgun sequence window:
- the LOC120015301 gene encoding beta-amylase 1, chloroplastic-like, producing the protein MSMSITHQIGALAGTPIQAEGVATSGESTAAVSAAAVWKSPVANIRCRVQNRNNVDSLSPPLSPCRSPVMGGIRADLSVACQAFVTEALAVDMEAPAAERYYKEVRSAHEKGKGVPVYVMMPLDSVTMGNTVNRRKAMNASLQALKSAGVEGIMMDVWWGLVEKDGPGVYNWGGYTELLEMAKRHGLKVQAVMSFHQCGGNVGDSVTIPLPKWVGEEMDKDADLAYTDQWGRRNYEYVSLGCDTLPVLKGRTPVQCYADFMRAFRDNFKHLLGDTIVEIQVGMGPAGELRYPSYPEQNGTWKFPGIGAFQCFDKYMLSGLKAAAEAAGKPEWGSTGPTDAGHYNNWPEDTQFFRKEGGGWATTYGEFFLTWYSQMLLDHGERILTSASSTFENTGVKISVKVAGIHWHYGTRSHAPELTAGYYNTRFHDGYLPIAQMLARHGAIFNFTCIEMRDHEQPQDALCAPEKLVRQVALATRKAKVPLAGENALPRYDDYAHEQILQASSLNIDGNSEDMCAFTYLRMNPSLFQPDNWRRFVSFVKKMKEGKEANRCWEQVERDAEHFVHITQPLVQEAAVALMH; encoded by the exons ATGTCGATGAGTATAACGCATCAGATTGGAGCACTCGCCGGAACTCCAATTCAGGCGGAGGGAGTTGCGACATCAGGAGAGTCAACGGCGGCAGTCAGCGCAGCTGCGGTGTGGAAGTCGCCGGTGGCGAATATACGTTGCCGAGTTCAGAATCGGAATAACGTCGACTCGCTATCGCCACCTTTGAGTCCCTGTCGGTCGCCAGTAATGGGCGGAATAAGGGCGGATCTGTCCGTTGCTTGCCAAGCGTTTGTTACGGAAGCTCTGGCGGTGGATATGGAGGCGCCGGCGGCGGAGAGATATTATAAAGAGGTAAGGAGTGCCCATGAAAAGGGAAAGGGAGTGCCGGTTTATGTGATGATGCCGCTAGACAGCGTGACCATGGGGAACACCGTGAATCGGAGGAAAGCGATGAATGCGAGTTTGCAGGCGTTGAAGAGTGCGGGCGTGGAGGGGATAATGATGGACGTGTGGTGGGGACTGGTGGAGAAGGATGGCCCTGGTGTGTACAATTGGGGAGGCTACACGGAGTTGCTCGAGATGGCGAAACGCCATGGCCTCAAGGTGCAGGCTGTCATGTCCTTCCACCAGTGTGGCGGCAACGTCGGTGACTCTGTAAC TATTCCTCTACCCAAGTGGGTTGGTGAGGAGATGGACAAAGATGCAGACCTTGCGTACACTGATCAATGGGGGAGGAGAAATTATGAATATGTGTCTCTTGGCTGTGATACCCTCCCTGTCCTTAAGGGTCGAACCCCTGTCCAGTGTTATGCTGACTTCATGCGTGCTTTCAgagacaatttcaaacatcttCTTGGTGACACCATTGTG GAAATCCAAGTGGGAATGGGTCCAGCAGGTGAGCTTCGTTACCCTTCATATCCAGAACAGAATGGGACATGGAAATTTCCAGGAATTGGAGCATTCCAGTGCTTTGACAAG TACATGCTCAGCGGCTTAAAAGCTGCAGCTGAAGCTGCTGGGAAGCCAGAATGGGGTAGCACAGGCCCTACAGATGCTGGTCACTACAATAATTGGCCGGAAGACACCCAGTTTTTCCGAAAGGAAGGTGGTGGTTGGGCGACTACTTATGGTGAATTCTTTCTTACCTGGTACTCTCAGATGCTGTTAGATCACGGTGAGAGAATACTAACCTCAGCCTCGTCAACCTTTGAGAATACTGGTGTGAAGATCTCAGTTAAGGTTGCAGGAATTCACTGGCATTATGGTACTCGGTCCCATGCTCCTGAACTCACAGCTGGATATTATAACACACGATTTCATGATGGTTACCTTCCTATTGCCCAAATGTTGGCACGCCATGGTGCAATATTCAATTTCACCTGCATCGAGATGCGTGATCACGAGCAGCCCCAAGATGCCCTCTGTGCTCCAGAGAAGCTTGTCAGGCAAGTGGCTCTAGCTACTCGTAAAGCCAAGGTTCCACTTGCAGGGGAAAATGCTTTGCCACGTTATGATGACTATGCACACGAACAGATCTTACAAGCATCATCTTTAAATATTGATGGCAATTCGGAAGATATGTGCGCATTCACATACTTGAGGATGAACCCCAGCTTGTTCCAACCAGATAACTGGAGAAGGTTCGTGTCATttgtgaagaagatgaaggaagggAAGGAGGCTAACAGATGTTGGGAACAGGTGGAGCGAGACGCCGAGCATTTTGTGCACATTACCCAGCCCTTGGTGCAGGAGGCTGCTGTTGCTCTCATGCACTAA
- the LOC120015788 gene encoding late embryogenesis abundant protein 1, producing MSNMQQSFSAGQTQGQTQANVEDWMQSGQNTGNAARDRTATAAQSAGDSAKQGTDQATGFLQQTGEQVKSMAQGAVDAVKNTLGTGDSNNNNSSSNRKS from the exons ATGTCGAACATGCAGCAAAGCTTCAGTGCAGGCCAAACCCAAGGCCAGACCCAG GCCAATGTGGAAGATTGGATGCAGTCCGGTCAGAACACAGGAAATGCAGCCAGAGACAGGACGGCCACTGCTGCCCAATCTGCTGGGGACTCTGCCAAACAAGGAACAGACCAGGCCACTGGTTTTCTCCAGcag ACTGGAGAGCAAGTGAAGAGCATGGCACAAGGTGCAGTGGATGCAGTGAAGAACACACTTGGTACTGGtgacagcaacaacaacaacagcagcagcaacaggaAATCATAA
- the LOC120015554 gene encoding uncharacterized protein LOC120015554 has product MFELGMEFTDLKEFKNAIKSYAVDGGYQIHIARNEKTRCQAKCDVGCPWVIWCSQIKGESTYQIKTYVKQHMCNRRLENKQANSTWLAVRLVDKIRGEPKVSAADLVTYAKEHMSLAISRTHAYRAKKKALDMIDGKHKEQYGQLRSYMSEVLRTNIGSTCNLLVDRDRLEDPAVFKRVYMCLAPLRNGFLAGCRPLIGLDGCFLKTVYGGQLLTAVAHDGANGIFPIVWAVVERENGDSWEWFLRKLLLDIGGFDRRRWCFISDRQKGLVSTIDKLEREVEQGIEHRFCVRHIYANFSKKWPGAHYRKLVYDCAKATTMQDFLSHMQKVKELDEEAWKYLDDIVPCLWTRAAFSTFSKNDAIVNNMSESFNGKIVQIRGKPIITMLEELRADAMDRHVRLRIKMERKQGRLVPEVHDRLVKEFQKSRLWTAKWSGDSEQSVFQVSKKPEQYVVNVKQASCTCRSWDLSGIPCTHAVATIGWLHKDPIDFVHEAYTRETYFRVYHHNVEPTNGENLWVATGGDTVIPPPMKVSVGRPTKKRRREHDEPKTSSRLRRRYPKIKCGKCGGLGHNKRGCHNPAIS; this is encoded by the exons ATGTTTGAACTTGGAATGGAATTTACTGATCTCAAAGAGTTTAAAAATGCTATCAAGAGCTATGCGGTTGATGGTGGGTACCAAATACATATAGCGAGGAATGAGAAGACAAGGTGTCAAGCAAAGTGTGATGTTGGATGCCCGTGGGTGATATGGTGCTCTCAAATCAAAGGGGAGAGTACTTACCAAATCAAGACATACGTTAAACAACATATGTGTAATCGGAGACTAGAAAACAAGCAAGCCAATAGCACATGGCTAGCGGTGAGATTGGTGGACAAGATAAGAGGGGAGCCAAAAGTGAGTGCAGCTGATTTGGTTACATATGCAAAGGAACACATGTCTTTGGCAATTTCAAGGACACATGCATATAGAGCAAAGAAGAAAGCATTGGACATGATCGATGGGAAACATAAAGAACAGTATGGTCAATTGAGAAGTTACATGTCCGAGGTTTTAAGGACCAACATCGGTAGCACATGCAATTTACTTGTGGACAGGGATAGACTAGAAGACCCTGCAGTGTTCAAGCGGGTATATATGTGCCTTGCTCCATTAAGGAATGGGTTCCTTGCTGGATGTAGGCCTTTGATTGGTCTAGACGGGTGTTTTTTGAAAACTGTTTATGGTGGTCAATTACTCACTGCAGTAGCACATGACGGTGCTAATGGGATTTTTCCCATAGTATGGGCGGTTGTCGAAAGGGAGAATGGAGATTCATGGGAATGGTTCTTAAGGAAGTTACTATTGGACATCGGAGGGTTCGATAGGAGGAGATGGTGCTTTATTTCTGATAGGCAGAAG GGATTGGTGTCAACCATTGATAAGCTTGAAAGAGAAGTGGAACAAGGCATTGAGCACCGATTCTGTGTGAGGCATATTTATGCCAACTTCAGCAAAAAATGGCCAGGAGCTCATTATAGAAAATTGGTATATGATTGTGCAAAGGCCacaacaatgcaagatttcctCTCACACATGCAGAAGGTAAAAGAGTTAGATGAAGAGGCTTGGAAGTATTTGGATGACATAGTTCCATGTTTGTGGACTAGGGCAGCTTTCTCCACATTTAGCAAGAATGATGCCATTGTGAATAACATGTCAGAGAGCTTCAATGGTAAGATTGTGCAAATTAGAGGCAAACCAATTATCACAATGTTAGAGGAGCTAAGAGCTGATGCAATGGATAGGCATGTTAGATTGAGGATAAAGATGGAAAGGAAACAAGGGAGACTTGTGCCAGAAGTGCACGATAGATTAGTTAAAGAGTTCCAGAAAAGTAGATTATGGACAGCAAAATGGTCTGGAGATTCAGAACAATCAGTTTTTCAG GTGAGCAAAAAGCCAGAGCAATACGTTGTCAATGTAAAACAGGCATCATGTACTTGTAGGTCATGGGACTTATCTGGCATTCCATGCACTCATGCTGTCGCTACAATTGGATGGCTTCACAAAGATCCAATAGACTTTGTGCATGAAGCATATACAAGGGAGACATATTTCAGGGTATACCATCACAATGTTGAACCAACAAATGGAGAGAACTTGTGGGTTGCCACTGGTGGTGATACCGTTATACCTCCTCCAATGAAAGTATCTGTTGGAAGACCaacaaagaagagaaggagagaacaCGATGAGCCTAAGACAAGCAGTCGACTAAGACGAAGGTATCCGAAGATAAAATGTGGCAAATGTGGAGGACTAGGGCACAACAAAAGAGGATGTCATAATCCTGCAATATCTTAG